One part of the Arabidopsis thaliana chromosome 1 sequence genome encodes these proteins:
- a CDS encoding Defensin-like (DEFL) family protein (Defensin-like (DEFL) family protein; LOCATED IN: endomembrane system; BEST Arabidopsis thaliana protein match is: Defensin-like (DEFL) family protein (TAIR:AT1G63535.1); Has 35333 Blast hits to 34131 proteins in 2444 species: Archae - 798; Bacteria - 22429; Metazoa - 974; Fungi - 991; Plants - 531; Viruses - 0; Other Eukaryotes - 9610 (source: NCBI BLink).): MKSSFTFTIFFLALLFTSGVVMSARIQESTNDILKPITCNTNADCAKFCKGPIHNCVYHTCQCVPGNPHCC, translated from the exons atgaaaagcTCCTTCAcattcaccatcttcttcttagctCTTCTCTTTACCTCTG gtGTGGTGATGAGTGCAAGGATACAAGAAAGCACAAACGATATATTGAAGCCTATAACATGCAATACCAATGCAGATTGTGCCAAGTTTTGCAAAGGTCCAATCCACAACTGTGTCTATCATACTTGTCAATGCGTACCCGGAAATCCTCATTGTTGCTAG